From the genome of Tenericutes bacterium MZ-XQ:
GATAAATGTCCTTAAGCAACCAGCTTGAATAGGAACTTTCTTATCGCCAAACAAGAAATAGTGTCCAAGCTGGTTGATTAAAGACATCAACTTAAAAGGTATTCTATTCACTATTCTTGTTTGGCATAATCATTTTACCAAACGTAAGGTTATTATTCAATTATGAGTTATACAAAATCAGTATTTATCTTGAACACAGTTATTTCGAAAATAATTTTATACATTTTTTAAAAAAAGTATTGATTAAAAATGATGAATAAGATACAATATTATCGAAAAACAATAATTCAGGGGGACATCCAATGAAAAGACCATGGATCTTAATCATACTCGGTATACTCGTTATATTAACACTTATGCTGACATACAATAACAATGATGAAAATTTTCTACCTATCTATGAAGATACTGAAATTTATAGTGAAGCATTGATTAAAACAGGTGCAAATGAAAGTGATTATACACCCTATCAAACATGGGTTATATACAATCAAGAAGATTTAAGTTATGTAAAAAAATTTCATGAAGAAGCATATACAGGTCTAAGCAGTAATCCAGTAGTCTTTATGCGTGACTGGGGTGAAGCTTCAAAAGTTGATTGGGATCAATCATTAGATCTAGAAACTGACATCTCTTTGTTTGAATCTGATCAACAGTATTTGATTATACTTACATTTGAAATACCCTATGTTTATACGACTTCACAAAATCAAATCGGGTATATCGATATTAGACACTCTAATAACTTTTATATATCATCAAGTCTTCATATATCTTATGTTGACGATAATAAAGAATATATCTTATCTGCGACTTCACTCTTTCCAAATAATCATCTTGAAATGATTCCTATTTATCAGAATACTACACCAATTAATCAAATCATAAAACCATCGTTAATATATACATATATCTTTAATGTTCATCCGACAAGTGACAATGATCTTGGAATAGATATGTACTTAGGTATGGATATTGATATATATATGCCAAAACCAAATACAAACAATGCTGTTCAAATTGGTTTTAATGAGTTTAAAGAAGCAAATCATATCTTCTTGGTTACAAGAAAATCTGTTCAATATAGAAAGGAAATAAGCCAATGACTCTATTTTTCATCATATCAGCTTTAGTATTTGGATTTGGGATATTCATTATCTATTTAGCATACATCATTAATAAAGAAAACAAAGATATATTAAAACTACTTACAATTTTTGTGAAATTTGGTCTATTATTATATATCCTTGTATCCATGATTATTACAGGATTTGCAATCTTTTCTTTAACAAGTGAGTTACTCATCACTGCGATGATTATTAAGCAAATCATTACAACGATTTATTATATCTTCATATATCAACTATCATCAAAATTATTATATAATCTTAAAGTTAATCATATTTTCACTTTAGATAACAGTAGCATTATTAAACGTATTGCCTTAATGTTCTTATATTTATCCATCACAGAAATTGTTGTCGGGTTATTCTTTGCGATTATAACGTTCTCATCAACTAGAAGTTTCAATGTTTCGACAAATAATACGATTTTTGTATATGTTATTATTGCTCTAGTTCTTGAAGTGATATCACTACTTCTTAAAAAAGCAACCCATATTTATGAGGAAAACCAATTAACCATATGATAAAGATAAATCTGTCAGAACTTTTAAAAGATAGACAAATGTCATCTAAAGAATTGACACAAATTATTGATATCACAGAAGCAAATTTGTCAATATTAAGAAGTGGAAAAGCGAAAGCTATTCGCTTTTCTACATTAGATAGTATCTGTAAGGCGCTTCATTGTCAGCCCGGAGATATTCTTGAATACATTGAAGGGGATTTAGAAGAGGGTGATTTAGATGATTAGTAATATCCAAAGCAGTGTCATCATTTTACTGTTTGTCTTAAGTTTAGTCACATTAATAAAATTTTGGAAGCATAAAAATTATAGATATAGTGTCATTGGTGGATATGTGCTGATTCTCGTTTTCTTTATAATTTATATATTTAGTTTTTCAAATGATCAAAGTGTACCAGCACAAATAGTCACTGATAAAAGATTATCTCTTCTGCTAGAAGAAACGGCTGATCGTAACTATCTATCAAATCATAATGAAGAAGCTTTATACATAGATTTTTATGACAACAATCCAAAAATACTTAAAGCATGGCATCCGATTTATTTGGATGAAATCGATAACTATTATATTGTCATATTTAGTAAGAATAAGGATAAAAGCATATCTTATTTGAGATTTAGACAAGGTGATTTTGAAAGATTTGATGACATCGATAGATTAGTTGTGATCAATAAAGATACTGGATTCATCTTTCATACTACGCATTATGATCTTATCGGACATGAGATTGATCTAACGAGTTTTCAAGAAGGCAATAACATCGTAACATTTAATGTGTTTTTACCATATGAAGAAAAAATATCTTATATAAGATATATCAGTTACACAGACGACTACTCAGTAATGGAAAGTCATGAGAATTTTCATTCTGAACCTATGGGTGGTAATTGGATTGGCATGGTTGGTCATACACATACACTCGGTGATCCCTCTTGGGTTGAAGATTTCATTTTATATGAGGATTTGTATTATTACGAAGATAGTTATGGGGAAGCTTATTATGGATATTTAGAATATCAAGGCGGCTGGGTTCAGTTTAGAAAAAGTTATCATTTTACAGATGAAACCTATGTGAAAGAAGGCTATTTAAAGTTCACTAGTGATGGCTTATATTATGTAGATAATGATTTAAACCTCGTCAAAATTAGAGGACCTTATAAAACAACGATTACTTCTAACATCGATATTAACGATTGGGAATCATATATCAATTAAAGATTTTCACTCATAAAATAAAAGCGGAACTCCCTTAGGAATTCCGCTATTTTTATGCTACAAATGCGTAAATTAAGCCAGTAGCAAGTAACAATAAATCAACAATTAATATAATGTGTTTTCTCTTCATGTCTTTAAATCCTTTTCTAACTATTTTGTATTTACTCGTGAGGTTTTAAAATGGTGATCCAATTACTTGGATCAGGAATATCGCCAACTTGAATACCTGTGATAATCTCTAAGAGTTGTTTTGTTACAGGACCCATGTCTTTATGGCATTTAAACTGATGCACATGACCAAGATGCTCAATCGATCCGATAGGTGTTACGATTGCTGCTGTGCCACAAGCACCAGCTTCATCAATATGATCAAGTTTTTCAATAAATATATCTGTTTCTTCAACGTCCAGATTTAACATATGTCTTGCAATATATCTTAATGAACGATTGGTTATACTATTTAAAATCGAAGGTGATTTAGGCGTAATATAGGCCTTTTGTTTGGTAATCGCAAAGAAATTGGCTGCGCCAACTTCTTCAATTTTAGTATGTGTTTTTGGATCTAAAAAGATAGTATCTGCAAATCCCTTTTTTCTAGCTTCTACTTGTGCATAAAGACTAGCTGCATAATTACCACCAACTTTGACATCTCCAGTCCCGTGTGGTGCTGCTCGATCAATTTCAGAGGTAATCATGTTCACAGGTTTCATCGGTCCTTCAAAATATTTTTCAACTGGTGATACAATCACACTAAATATATATTCTGGCGCTGGACGAAGTCCTAAATTATTTCCTACACCAATCATAAATGGTCTTATGTATAAAGTTGCACCTGTACCATAAGGTGGTACATACTCATGGTTTGCTAAAACAGTCATTTTAACAGCTTCAACAAATATATCTAAAGGTACTTTAGGCATCATCATGCGTTCGCATGATTCCTGAAACCTTTTTGCATTATCCATGACTCTAAATAAGTTGATGTCACCATCTTTTCTTCTGTATGCTTTCAATCCTTCAAATGCTTGTTGACCATAATGAAGTGATGTCGATGTTGCAGCTATTGTAAATGTGTCTTCTTCTCTTAAAATCCCTTCAGTCCAATTACCATCCTTGAAATAGGATATGTAGTTGTATGGTGTTTTAACATAAGTAAATCCTTTTGCCTTATTTTCCATAATCTCCTCCGGTTATTTTCTTATATTTTTTGCGATTCTTCAGACTTAATCGATCTCGGATTAAATACTTGTTTAAAAAATAATTTTGTATCTTCTTTATCGTAAATGAAACAGAAAATCAGTGCAATCATGCCACCATAAACAATGGTTGGTAAGATTAACCAAATCACTGGCATTAAAAATGTGAACTCATAAACTGGGTGTGTTAGGACAAAGAAACTTGGTATTAATGCACCTACCATCATGCCTATACCAGTAAACTCTTCTTTAGTGCCAAAGATAAATGAAGGGTTTCTTTTATTTGGATCAAATAAATGCTCTTTTGGTACCCATCCTAAAGCAGTAATGATAAGCTCATTGATAAAGATAACTAAGAAGATGAGTAATAGCATAAACGGTGCTCGGTAAGCTCTTCTAATGGATATTTCATGCATCTTGTAATGCATCATTAAAAATGGGATTAAAAATAGCAGGTAATGTGCAAAATAAAACCTAATGTTCTCAAGTAAAAATGCTGGTCTTACACCAATTGAGATGGTTCCATTAAAGATAGAACTCATCGCATCGACAGGTGCTATAAATGTAATCACACCAGATGCCATCCCAACCATGACCATATAATCTTTAATGGTTTTGTTTTTAACAAAATATAATAATGGGAATAACAAAACACTCGTTGCACAAATATTTTCAAATGTCACTTTAGTCCAGACATGATCCACTAATGTATATGGATAGATCATCACTTTTAGAAAGTGGATGACAAAATTTAACATAATAAGACCAAAAATAAAACGACTTCTAAATCTATTTGTTTTATTTTTTAGAAATTTAACTGATAGTATGGTCACCCCAACTGCAAGTGCTATATATAAAAAATAATAGAAATTAAATAAACCAACTTGTCCCATAACTTTTCGCCCCATTTCATAATTCGATTATACCATAATCTATTTTAAATATAAATATTTAAAAACAACCACAAACGTGGTTGTTTATAACTGAATACGATTGAATAATAAGTCTAATGCATCCTGATCATAATACTTTTTGAGATAGGTTTTCGCTTCTAATAAATTAGGCGGTCTTTTATCCATATTATGCGTATCAGTTGCTATGATATCTATTAAATTAAGCTTAATAAGTTTTTTTACAGTCTTTTTATTTGCTAGTTTATCAATATTTAGAATTGCTGATGCGTTGACTTGGATTAAAGCTCCTGAAAGCTTTATTTTTTCAATATCTTCTATGGTTAAATAGTTGTATCTTTCGATATGGGCAACAATCACCTGATATCCCATCGCCATGACATCATAACATACATCTTCAATCGGAGATTCAGCTTTTGTTGAAAACTCGATTAAAACATATTTATGTGCTCCAAACTGATATTTGCTAAAATCAGTTTCAATATGTGAATGATACATGATTTCAGCACCTAGATGCAAGTTCACTGCTAAGCCTAGATTTGAAACTTCTGCTTTTAACATTTCAAACTGTGCTTTTCTCTTTGCTGTATTTGCTTTTGTTACTCTTGATTGAACATGCGGTGTTAAAACAATATCAGTAACACCTTGTTCGATTTCTTTTTCAATCATTTGAATGGATGTTTCTAAATCTTTAGAACCATCATCCACATTAGGTAAGATATGTGTGTGAATATCGATCATTACTCATCATCTTCTTCTGAATAATTATAATACGAATAATCTTTATTATAACCATATCCAGATTTCATATCAAATTGTGTTAAAACCATACCCAATATCGGTGTACCATGATCCTTTAAACTAGATATTGCTTCTTTGACAAGTGCTTTTTTCGCTTTGTTTTGAGCAACAATATAAATGATACCATCAGCTAAATTAGCAATATAAAGTGCATCTGATACAGAAATCACTGGTGGTGTATCAAGTAATACGTAATCATATGTTTCTCTTAATTGAGCAATTAAGTCTTTTAATTTCTTTGCTTCTAAAACATTAACTACAGCACTTGTTTTTTCACCTGCAGTGATAAAGTCAATACCAATTTCATCTGAATGATTAATTGCTTTATCTAGAGGGATTTTACCAGCTAGATAATCAGTTAAGCCATTCTTATTTGGTACATTAAACACTCTATTCATCTTAGGTTTTCTTAAGTCTAAATCAAGTAAAATAACCTTCTTACCTTTTTGACCTATCAAATAAGATAAATTAGATACGAATGTTGATTTACCTTCTGAAGGAAGTGTTGATGTAAACTGAATCACTTTATAATCACCATCAACATTAGAATATTCAATATTGATAATCACTTTTTGAAATGATTCAGTAACAAATGATAGAGGATCTTGTTTGGTGACTAAATAATCATATTTTGAAACGCGTTCACCATTAATTAAACGCTCTAATGAGAAATTCTTCTTTTTTGCCATCTTAGAAATCCTCCTTTACTTCAAACTCAGGAATTACACCTAAAACTTGAATCTTAAAGGCTGCTTCAAGTTGTTCTTTTGATTTATATGAATTATTCATAAGTTCTTTTATAAACACAAATCCTAATCCAGTAATACCACCTAAGATAATACCGATAACGACATAAAGTGGTTTATTTGGTGCTTCATAGACACCAACATCAGCAAAGGATGTACGTGTCACTTTATTTTTAAGTGTAGAAAATGCATCATTTCCGTTTGCTACTTGAATAGCATTATTGATGACCTCATCGACGATTTGTCTTGCGAGTTCTGGATCTTCATCCACAAACTTTATGTTAATAAAGAAACTTGTATTGGACGAAGTGATCGTTAGATTACTTCTAATTTGTTTTGGTGTATAACTTAAATCCAAATCTCTAACCACTTCATCTAAAACAACATCTTTACTCATAAACTCAGTAATAGTTGCAAGCAACTTTTGTGCTGTATTGTAATCATATGATCCATCAACAGTTTGATCTGTTTGAACTTGAACCATCACATCTGCATTGGATGCATACGTCTCATCTACGATTAAAAATGCATATCCTGCAGCAATCATCGCAAATAGAGTTGTGAATGTCAAGATGAGGACGATATGTTTCCTTACGATTAAATATAAGTCTAACAAACTAATTTCATTCTCTTGCATATCCATATTTTGCTCATTCATCTTCTAATCCTCCCTTGGACATTTGTTTAAATAGATTATAGCACATTTTCATCACCATAAACAACATATATTATTTTTTAAATAATAGGATTACTTCATCGATATCCTTTTTGACTTGTTCAAGTGAAGAAATCCAGAAATCTTTAGATGTCACATCGATATCCATAGTTTTCGCAACTTCTTCTACTGATGTTTTCGTTGTAAGTTCAAGTAAGTGATCATAATGTAGTAAGAATTTATCTGGATCTTTTAAATAAGTTGCATATAACCCTTTACCAAATAGAAGACCAAATGCATAAGGAAAGTTATAAAAACTTAAACCAGCACTATAATAATGGCCTTTATTAAGCCACATGTAAGGATGTAAGACCTCGTGATCAAGTCCATCGGTATATGCTTCTTTTTGAGCTTCAAGCATCCACTCTTTCATTTGTTTCTTATTGATTGGACCCGTTGAATTTTCAAACAGTTTAGACTCAAACATATATCTAGACAATATATCTATAATGACTTGAGTATCTCCTTGAAGAGAATTTTCTAGAACTGATAATTTTTCTTCATCTTTAGTCAGTGATTTTAATAAATAATTATTAACAATCGTTTCACAGAAAATAGAAGCAGTCTCAGCAAGTGGCATTGGATATGACCAATGTAGAGGATCATTATTAGCAATAATTTCTCCATGATATCCATGACCAAGTTCATGAGCCAATGTCAACACATCAGATAACGATCCTGTGAAGTTAGATAGGATTCTAGATTGTTTAATTTGTGGTTGATTAGAACAGAAAGCTCCACCTCTTTTACCTTTTTTAGGAAATGGATCAATCCAGTTATGGTCAAATGCTTTTGTAGCAAAATCACCTAAATGTTTAGAGTATCCATAAAAAGCATCTTTAATGATTTTTTGTGCTTCGTCGTATGTATAAGTTTTTGCAAGTTTTCCAACTGGCGCAAACAAATCATAAAAAGGTAGTGCACCTTTATGCCCTAGATAATGTGCTTTTTCTTTTAAGTAAGCCGCAAAATGAGGACGATATTCCAGCATAGCTTCAATCATCGCATCCAATGTTTCTTTTGTCATATTAGATTGCGATAAAGTTTTAGATAGTGCTGATTCATAACCTCGAAGTTCATTCATTGTAGTGACTTCACGTTTGATATTTGATAAAGCAAAAGCTACTTGATCTTCAATTTTTTCGTATGCTTTAAGTTCAGCATGATATGCTTTTTCTCTTACGTCTTTATCATTTTCGTAAGCCATATTTCTAATTTCACTTAATGTGATTTCTTTACCTTCATAATCTACTGGAAGGTTAGCAGTCGTGATTGAGTGAAGTTGAGACCATCCTGATGAAGCAAACTCTCTCATCTTTGAATATAAAACCTCTTCTTTCTCAGATAAAAGATGAGTAGCATCTTCTTGATCTTTTTTAAGTAGATATAAATATTTTCTAATAAGACTAGAGTGTTCTTTTACCTTGTCAAGATCGACAGATGCTAGGTATCTTTGAAAAATGACTTGTTCTGCAGTTACTTTTCTAAAGATTTGTTGGAGTTTCGCCATATATCTAGGTGCAACCTCATGATTCACATCAGTAGCCATCGTGAGTGAAGCAAATGCTCCCAAAGATCTTGATGTTTTTACAATTTCTTCTTCTCTTTTAATATAACCCTCGATATATTGCATATCGTTTTCTTGTTTTTGATATAGAATGTAATTTTTTAGGTCATCCATTTTTTCTTCAAGTTTTTTTAGATCACGCTCATAAGCATCATCAAAACCATGATATAGATCATTTAAATCCCAATTTTTCATTTTAATCCTCCTAAACGATTATCTTATTTAAATTATATCACTAATGTGATATTAAAAAAAGGCGAAATATCGCCTTTTAGATGATTGGTAAGTACTTTTCAAGTTCAAATGCTGTCACTCTAACTTTATACTCATCCCATTCTCTTGATTTTGCTTCAATCAATTTAGTAAAAAGAAAATCTCCAACTGTTTCTCGCATGAGTGAAGAACTACTAAAGTTTTCAACAGCTTCTTTTAATGATTCGGGTAAATTTTTGATGCCCAAACGTTTACGTTCTGAGTCACTCATCTTAAATAAGTTTTTCTTAAGTGGGCTTAATGGAGTCATCTCATTTTTCAATCCCTCTAACCCTGAAGCCAATAATCCTGACATTGCTAAATATGGGTTAGCTGATGGATCAACTGATCTCACTTCAATTCTTGTCGCGTTACCTCCTGCAGCTGGAATTCTAACCATTGTTGAACGATTCGCATCACTCCATGAGATGTAGCATGGCGCTTCATATCCTGGAACTAAACGTTTATATGAGTTAATTGTAGGATTTGTAAGCAATGCAAATTCTTGAGCATATTTCATCACACCAGCAATGAATCTAAGTGCGGTTTCTGATAGTTGGTTTTCTGTTGTTGGATCATAAAATAAATTCTTACCATCTGTTGATAATGAACAGTTTGTATGCATCCCTGAGCCATTAATGCCTTGAATAGGTTTTGGCATGAATGTTGCATGATACCCGTGGCGTCTCGCAACATTTTTGACAACAATCTTAAATGTTTGAATATTATCACATGCTTCAAGTGCATTATCAAAATGGAAATTAATTTCATGTTGGCCAAATGCCACTTCATGGTGCGATACTTCCATATCAAAACCCATTTTTTCAAGCTCTAAAACGATATCACGTCTGACATCTTCTGATCCATCAATTGGAGCTAAATCAAAATAGCCACCTAAATCAGAAAATTCCATCGTTGGTTTTCCGTGCTCATCAAGTTTAAATAAGAAAAACTCAGGTTCAACACCGACATTAAACTTCTCAATACCTAGCTCTTTCATTTTTTCTAAGTTCTTTCTTAAAATGTATCTTGGATCTCCTTCAAAAGGTACATGATCTGTAGTATAAACATCACAAATCAATCTTGCTACTTTTCCTTCTGGAAGGCTTTCCCACTCAAGAATTAACCAAGTCGATAAATCTGGATATAAATACATATCTGCTTCATCGATACGCACAAAACCTTGAATAGATGACCCATCAAACATAATTTCGTTTGATAATGCACGTTCAAGGTTGGTTGCAGGTATTTCTACATTCTTTACAGTCCCTAACATATCTGTAAATTGTAGTCTTACATACTTAACGTTGTTTTCTTTGGCTTCTCTTAAGATATCTAATCTTGTATATTCTTTCATAAATTTACACTTTATCCCCTTTTTTTGATTAAATTGTATGTCAAAAGAGATAAAATGTCAATCTAAATGTAAATTATTGTCATTTCTTTACATTAATATGCTTAGAATGTACCATAAGTTACATATTTTATAAATTGATTGTAATAAATACATCCTAGATATGGATCATCGTCGTTTGCAATATTCAATTGACGTTCATCAAGCATATCAATCGATGAAATATGTCCATCAGTATAACTCAAAATAATATCTTTAATTTCTTCTAGTCTTTGAATTAGACCACCAAAACGATAAGATTGAACTTCAAATCCATACATCTTATTTTCTAAGTACCATTGTTTTCTAAAAACAAACAGTAGTTTCTTAATATCTTTAACGATTTTTACAATTTTGTGTTCGGCTAGCTCTTTTAAAACATTCACATCTTTTTGATGATAAGCTTCATAAATTTTCAAGCTCAATAATGCTTTATCCTCTAGAATATGAGTAAGTCTATAAATGGTATCAAAGATATACTGGTAACTTGACTCAATTTTGGTATATGGTTTAAGTTTATCTTTAATCTTTTGATAAGTTTTCTCATAAGATTTATGCATATATATATTTGGATCACCTAAAAGTGCATCTTCAAATAATAAGTATTTAGAAGGGTTTACGGTTTTAATCTCTTTTGCTGGATAGATTTGATTAGGTAAATCCAAATCTAACCATGCTTGTTTAGGATAACCTGTCAAATTTAATAAGAAATGATCCATATTTTCTAGTTCATCACCATAAAAACGATCTGCAATAAAATAAAGACTTGGCAAAATAGAAAACATTGATGCTTCTGCGCCGTTATCACCCCATGATGTAACTACAAAGTGATTGACGTTCGCTCGTTTACATGCAGATATGGCTGGAATAGAACTTCTTCTTGAAAAACCGTTAAATGGCACAAAACCTACCCATTTCCAAGCACCACCAGCAAACCCATAGTTCGAGGTTAATGTTTTTAATGAATCAAATTTATCATCATAATCTTTTTGATCTACGTGATAATAATCCCAATAGACAAGTTCAACATCACTTGGTATCATATCTTTGATGTCATCAAATGATGTGACACCTTTAGCAAAATATTGTCCACCTCTTAAATGAAAAAACATATCTGCCCACATGGATGGTTTGATGTCATGTTTCTTGCAGATATCTAACACCTTATTTAAGTGCTTAATCATGATATCCATACGGTTTTGATATCCATGTTTCGATAAGTATTTACCTAAACCTAACATCCAAGCTTCATCCATACCAATATTAATGATGTGTGTTTCAAATAAATCTTTAACTGTCACTAACATTTTTTCAACAAGTTCATAAGTTTTTGGTTCATCTACGAGCATAATATCGTTAATATCTAAGATTTGATTGTACTCCTTATGCTTAAAGATTGCATTTAAGTGTGCGAGTGTTTGAATATATGGGATAACCTTGATATCAAACAGTTTAGAAAAAGCGATTAAATCCTTGATTTCGGCTTTTGTGTAACGTCCGCGCATATAGCCAAACTTAGGTTCACTCTCGATTTCAAATAAATCTTCTAAATATAAACCAATATAGGTATATCCCATTAAAGATAAATTAACGATTTGTCTTTTGAGTGTTTCAATGGTTGGTACTGCATTTCTAGCACAGTCAATCATATACCCAAGTTCATTTAATTGTCGAGTTCTTTTGATATGATAATCATTTTCATCTAAATGACTAAAGATATAACCGATTGCTGCAAAGATATCTCTTTTTTTGTGGTAAAAAACCTGGTAGTCTTTGTTGTTTTTAATGATTTGATAATCTTGATCATTTGATTGTTCAAACTGAATAGAATCAACTTGATTAAAGTCAAATTGACTATAGTTTTTAATCATTTCTAATTGTTTTTTAATGTCTAGTTCTTTAATTTGCATAATGTTCTCCCTTCAATGAAAAACATGGCTTATTTCTAAACCATGCGTGTATATATTTTTTTGCTGTTATCAATAGGTACTGCACCTGAAGCTTTTTCATAAAACACCCAGTTCTTTGGTTCAACGCCACCGATGATTGCATAACCATAACCATCATGTTTCATTGACACTAAGCACTTTAAGAGTAATGCTTTTCCAATGCCTTGCCCACGATAGGTTTGATCTACACCTGTTGGCCCAAAATATGCTTTAGCAGTTGAGTCATAACAAGCAAATCCAATGATTTTACCTTCATCAACTGCAATATAGCATGTTGGATGGTTTTGGTATAGTCCAGCTTTCGCCTCTGATACCCATCCTGCTGAGAAGTTCTCTTCAATAAACTTTAAAACTTTATCACTGTTTGGTGATAATACTCTTTTGATCTCATATTTGCACTCTACATCTTTAATGATCGGTTGATATAAATCAACTAACATATCTTTAGAATCGCTTGCCATTTTAATAATCTCCCTATTTTCATATTTATACCTTGATTATATCATATAAAAAATGGCTTAAATCATCTTTAAGCCATTCTTACAATTATTGAAATTTATTTACATTATTTATCAGCTTTTGGTTTTGGTTTAATCAAGTTATGATAGTAATCTGCTTTATTGATTTGTTGGTTTCTTGCAATCGATAGTGATCCTTTAGGAACATCAGTAGTC
Proteins encoded in this window:
- a CDS encoding transcriptional regulator, which codes for MIKINLSELLKDRQMSSKELTQIIDITEANLSILRSGKAKAIRFSTLDSICKALHCQPGDILEYIEGDLEEGDLDD
- a CDS encoding branched chain amino acid aminotransferase; amino-acid sequence: MENKAKGFTYVKTPYNYISYFKDGNWTEGILREEDTFTIAATSTSLHYGQQAFEGLKAYRRKDGDINLFRVMDNAKRFQESCERMMMPKVPLDIFVEAVKMTVLANHEYVPPYGTGATLYIRPFMIGVGNNLGLRPAPEYIFSVIVSPVEKYFEGPMKPVNMITSEIDRAAPHGTGDVKVGGNYAASLYAQVEARKKGFADTIFLDPKTHTKIEEVGAANFFAITKQKAYITPKSPSILNSITNRSLRYIARHMLNLDVEETDIFIEKLDHIDEAGACGTAAIVTPIGSIEHLGHVHQFKCHKDMGPVTKQLLEIITGIQVGDIPDPSNWITILKPHE
- a CDS encoding type I glutamate--ammonia ligase, whose protein sequence is MKEYTRLDILREAKENNVKYVRLQFTDMLGTVKNVEIPATNLERALSNEIMFDGSSIQGFVRIDEADMYLYPDLSTWLILEWESLPEGKVARLICDVYTTDHVPFEGDPRYILRKNLEKMKELGIEKFNVGVEPEFFLFKLDEHGKPTMEFSDLGGYFDLAPIDGSEDVRRDIVLELEKMGFDMEVSHHEVAFGQHEINFHFDNALEACDNIQTFKIVVKNVARRHGYHATFMPKPIQGINGSGMHTNCSLSTDGKNLFYDPTTENQLSETALRFIAGVMKYAQEFALLTNPTINSYKRLVPGYEAPCYISWSDANRSTMVRIPAAGGNATRIEVRSVDPSANPYLAMSGLLASGLEGLKNEMTPLSPLKKNLFKMSDSERKRLGIKNLPESLKEAVENFSSSSLMRETVGDFLFTKLIEAKSREWDEYKVRVTAFELEKYLPII